The Cytobacillus oceanisediminis genomic interval AATATTTTGTTAGTCAAAAGGTTCTAGGAGGAAGAATTATGGATATTCTAAGCAGCAGAAAAATTATCAGATTTCAGAATGGAGTTCTGCAGGAAGCAGAAGATTCTATTGTTTCCGAACATCCTCTCACGATTCATCTAAATGGAGAAGAGTTCGCAACAATGGTCTGCAGCCCAGAGAATATTCGGGAATTAACAATCGGCTTTTTGGCTTCTGAAGGCTTTATCAGGAGATTTGAAGAAATCAAGGATATTCAAATAGATGAAAGCAAAGGATTTGCATATGTGGAGTTACATACCCAAACTTCTACAGCAAGCCATGAGTTCCATTCCAAGCGGTTTATTGGTTCATGCTGTGGAAAGAGCAGGCAATTTTACTTTCATAATGATGCCAGGACAGCCAGAACTTCTACATCTAAGCTGACTTTGTCTCCAAACCAGTGCATTTCATTTATGAAACAGCTTCAGGATGGCAGTCTGACTTTCCAAGAAACCGGTGGAGTACATAATGCCGCCTTATTTTCTGCAGATGAAATGATTGTCAGCAGAACAGACATTGGCCGTCATAATGCTCTGGACAAAATCCTTGGGTACTGTATTGAGAACAGGATTCCTGTAAGGGATAAAGTCATTGCATTCAGCGGCCGAATCTCTTCTGAAGTTCTGCTAAAAGCCGCCAAAATCGGTGTAGGCATCATTCTATCAAAATCAGCTCCGACTGATCTGGCCATAAAGCTGGCAGAAGATCTCAATATCACAGCTGTTGGCTTTATTCGCGGTCAGTCTTTTAATGTTTATTCTCATCCGGAAAGGATCGTTTCAGGGAAGAAAAATTAATAAAAAGAGGAACATATTTATTACTAGCTAGAAACCAAGGTGTTTGTATGCACCTTGGTTTCAATTTTAAATTAATTTTTTCAGACAATAAAAAAAGCCAATCAAGTTCTGATCGGCTTTTCACACTGTAATCAATTTAATTATACAATGGAACCGGAGGATCAATTCCTAATACAGGCTGTCCATCAACTGTTAACCATATATAATAATGATCAATCTCAGTTTTTAGAATCACTTCAATTTTTGCGATTAATTTTTCTTGCATTTCAAATGATAACCTTGCTGTTTCCTCTCCTAATGGGACATCTTTCAATCCCAGCAAATCAGCAATTTTCCTTGCATCTTCATAGGAAACTTCGACATATTTATCATACTCCGGTAAATATGCAGCCTCTGCAGTTTTAATTCCTAAAGCGGCAGTTAAGAATACTGCCATTAAAATAAACCCAATCTTTTTCATTTTTTTCCCCCATAAATTTAAATTTGATCTATAAGCTCCAGGAAAACATCCAGAATTTCAGGATGATACATGGTTCCACGGTAATTCAATAATTCTTTTTTAGCTTCTTCCTTACTCCTGCCCTTTTTGTATACTCTATCCGTCGTAATAGCATCATAAGAATCAATAATCGAAATGATCGAAGCTTCAATAGAAATCTCGCTGCCTTTCAATCCCTGAGGATAACCTTTTCCATCAAATCTTTCATGGTGCTGCTCGACTACCTTTCCTGCATCTATCAAGAGTGGCAGTCCAGTTTCCTCTAGTATTTCTCTTCCGAAAGCAGAATGTTTCTTCATTGTCTCCCATTCCTTTGGAGTGAGTTTACTGGGCTTTTGCAATATTTCCAGAGGTATGCGCAACTTCCCAACATCATGTAGAAAAGAAGCTAAATTCAAGTTTACTAGTTGCTTAGAATCTAACTCTAGTGTTTTTCCAACCAGCATAGAAAGCTTATTAATTCTTTGACAGTGATCTCTGGTATATCCATCTTTTTCTTCAATTGAAATTGATAACTCCATCATTTCCTTTGTTACCTTACTATAATGAAAAAAAACTGGTCTTGAAGTTACATAAAGAAATTCAGTGGTAGCTGCTGCTTCAAAAACATAATGTTCTTCTACTGGTGCCCTAAAAAAAGAACTCCCTGTTTTTATTTTCTTGGTTTCATTTCCATTTCTAAGAATTAATTCCCCTGAAAGTACACATAAATATTCTAATGCTTGCCATCCTTCTTGGGGTTCAATCCCCCACATTGTACCAGGATCAAGCTTATGATAAATTACTTCTGTCCCATCTCCTGAAGCAATCAAGGAGATTTGCAACCCTTTCATGTGGACTGTTTCAATGAAACTATCTTCATTTATAATGCCCACTTTATTACCCTCTTTCTAATACTTCTCAAATGATGTATGTATTGGGTTTGACAATTAAATTTCCTATATTGCCATTCTAGTACATGATTTTCCATTTTTCCACAAAAATTTTGCTATAAAATTGATATTAAAGAGAATATTGACAATATTTAAGGCTATTTGCCTAATTTTATCAATTCCATTAAAAAACCAGTGACCTGAAATGGCGGTCACTGGCTTTCTGTCATTCTCTTTTGTTGGGAGGGACATCTCTTTCGTTTTTCTCCATTTTGTGCATTTTCTGGTCTTCTGGAAGCTGGGTGTTCCTTTCCATGTCACTTGTGTCTTCTCCCATTCCTTTTAGGAAGGTAATCAGAAGCGTAACTGCCCGATTGACTTCTGGATCTTTCAATGCCTTAACAAGGTCAAAATAGCTTGTTTTTTCATCCGTTTCTTTATATTCCGCAACTCTTGCAACACCGGAATTTAACTTTAACAGCAAGGGCTCAAGCTGCCGGACATTAATGGTACCGAGGGTTCCAACCATCAGCAGCAGGTTTTTAATTGTGTTTGTAGCTTCCGGTTTATCCAAAGCTTTAACAAGTACATTCAATACTTTATCTCCCTGTCCAAATAGTCCATTCAATAATGAGAGAACTCCCCGATCATGCATATGGCCTACTGCTGTCAGAAGCTCAAGAATGGAATCCTTATTATCTATCAGGGCATTTTCCACTTCCTCCAGGTCCTTTTTGCGTTTATCCTCTGGGCTTAATTCAAAACGCTTGATGTTATTAATCGCTTTAGCCATGCTGCTTCCGCTCCTTTTTCACCATTTCTCCCGGGAAAATATAATCTTTTCTTGCCCATTTCTTTTGCACGTTCACACCAATCTGCGGCTGCGGATTGCCATAGCGGTGATTGATCCTTGGAAGCGGATTGATCCCTTCTTCACTCAGAATCTCAAGCTTAACCTTTGTCTCCTTGTATGCGGGAGTATCAGTATCCTTGTCGGCATAACTGCTTGTTAATAAATTTATGGCAGCCTCGCCTCTATCATTCATTGGAAGGTAAACTTCCTTTCCTTTAACCCTATCCGTTATATGGCATTTAACTTTAACATTGCCGTACGGTGAAGTCAGGCGGACAAGCGTGCCGTCCTTCAACCCTCGTTCTTCGGCTAATTCAGGTGATACCTCCAGGAAAACCTCCGGTGTTTTCGAGCTGATTCCTTTTGACTTGTAGGTCATATTGCCTTCATGGAAGTGTTCCAGAAGACGCCCATTATTGACATGAATATCATATTCCATTGGGTATTCAAGAGCAGGAGTCCAATCTACTGGAAAAAGTCTTGCCTTGCCATCCGGGAAAGGAAATCCCTCCGTATAGAGGAGAGGACTGTCCGTTCCATCCTCAGCCACCGGCCATTGCAGACTATTGTATCCTTCCAATCTATCATAAGTAACACCTGCGTATAACGGCATAAGTCTAGCTGCTTCGGCCATTATTTCGCTTGGGTGTGTATATGTCCAGCCCGCTCCCAAACGGTTGGCAACTTCAATGATAATCTCCCAATCCGGCTTCGAATCCCCAAGCGGCTCGAAAGCCTGGTAAAGACGCTGAATTCTCCTCTCTGTGTTCGTAAATGTTCCTTCCTTTTCCAAACTTGGACTTGCAGGAAGCACCACATCTGCAAACTCAGCTGTACGGGAAAGGAAAATGTCCTGCACCACAAAGAAATCAAGCTTCTCAAAAGCAGCCTGCACATAATTGATATTTGAATCCACAAGTCCCATATCTTCACCCTTCAGATACATCGCTTTCAGCTGACCTTCATGAATCCCTTCTACCATCTCGTGATTATTCAGTCCGGCTTTTACCGGAAGCTTTACTCCCCATGCATTTTCAAACTTCTTTCTCACATCAGGGTCTGAAACCTTTTGATACCCAGGCAAATTATCGGGGCTGCTTCCAAAATCACCTGCCCCCTGGACATTGTTATGGCCCCTTAAAGGATACGCACCTGCACCAGGCTTGGCGTAATTGCCTGTTACAAGAAGCAGATTTGAAATGGCTGTACTTGTATCACTGCCTCCAAGATGCTGTGTGACACCCATTGCCCATAATGCAGAAACACTATTGGCTTCATGAATCATTTCTGCCATTTTGATTAAATTGTCTTTGGATATCCCGGTCGTTTCTTCTGCAAATTCCAGTGTATATTTCTCCAGGTTTGAAACAAATTCTTCAAGACCATTTACTTTTTCCTGCAGAAACTTCTCGTCCGCCCATCCCTGGTCGATAATGTATTTGGTAATGGCAGAAAGCCAGACCATATCCGTACCTGCACGAGGACGCACAAACAAATCAGAACGCTCTGCCATTTCATGTTCCCTTAAGTCAGCCACAATTACTTTTTGGCCATTGAGTTTCTGGGATCGTTTCACCCTAGTCGAAAGAACCGGATGGGATTCAGATGTATTGGAACCGATAATAAGCACTAATTCGGAGTTTTTAATATCTTCGATTGAACCAGCATCCCCTCCATATCCCACAGTTCGGAATAAGCCTACAGTTGCAGGGGTCTGGCAATATCTTGAACAGTTATCGATATTGTTTGTCCCTATGACTGCCCTGCCAAGTTTCTGCATTAAATACGATTCCTCATTGGTGCATTTAGATGATGTAATAAAGCTCAATGCATCTGGGCCATGCTGTTCTTTAATTTCCGAGAATTTCTGTGTAATCAGGTCCAATGCTTCGTCCCATTCTGCTTCACGGAATGAATCGCCTTCCCTGATTAGCGGCTTCGTTAATCGTTCATCGCTATTCACGAAATCCCAGCCAAATTTCCCTTTTACACATGTAGAAATTCCGTTGGCAGGTGCTTCTGCCTGAGGCTCCACCTTCAGTATTTCGCGACCCTTTGTCCATACGTCAAAGCTGCAGCCGACACCGCAATATGTGCAGACTGTTTTGGTCTTTTTAATTTTCTCTTCTCGCATAGCTGCTTCCATATCGGATATAGTCAGGATGGATCCATATCCTGTTTCAACATTTTTAGTGATATCAATCATTGGACGAAGGGTGTTTTTGGCAATGCCAGTCAGAAATCCGGCTTCCCCCTCCATTCCCTTTTCCATCATGGCATTACATGGGCAAACAGTGGAGCAGTGTCCGCAGGATACGCAGGAAGACTCGTTAATGGGCACATCGTTATCCCAGATAACCCTTGGTCTCTTCCTCTCCCAATCAATGGTAAGGGTTTCAGTAACCTGGACGTCCTGACAGGCTTCCACACATCTTCCGCAAAGAATGCACTGGTCCGGATCGTACCTGTAAAATGGATGAGATTCATCCTTTTCATAAGGCTTCTGATCAAACGGAATGCTTTGGTGATTGATTTTCATCGCCTTAACCGTATTATGTATTTCACATCCCCCATTGTTATAATCACAAACCGTACAATACAGTTCATGATTAAAGAGAATCTTATCCATGGCAATGGTCTGCGCCTGTTTTACATCAGGATCCACAGTATCGATTGCGTCTCCATCTTTAATTTTTGTGGAGCACGAACGCACGAGTTCTCCATTAACAGAAACAATACAGGCATCACAGGTTTCAATTGCACCCAGGCTAGGATGGAAGCAAACCTGGGGAATTTCAATCGAACTATCATTTAATAATTGCAAAACGGTTTGATCCTGCTTTGCCTTCATTTCTATACCATTTATCTTTATATTGAGAGATGCTGGCAAATCAATCATCCTTTCAATGAATCAGTTTCTTTGGTTTTCAGTACCCTTGTAAGTAAAAGTTAAACGTTTAGTTAATGATATTGGCAGATAACTCCAGGCATTCTAATAAAAAAATAATAGCGGACAAAAAAAACGGCTGCATATTACCTTTTCCTTGCCAGGTTAATAGATTATCTTTAAAACTTCCTTTATTTAGCAGATATAAAAATCAGGAGCCCCCCACGGGGACTCCTGATTTTAAAAATATTATTGGCTGCCGTTCTTTTGCAGAACTTTCAGTCCAGAACCCATATCGGATGCAAGTACATAATTGCGGTCTACGAATACACCCCAAATGTTAGACTTGCTTGGAATATAGACACCAATTTCTTCCGGATTGGACGGGTCTGTAATATCCACAGTCCTTACACCCCCTGCATAATGAGAGAGATACAATGTGTTCCCCTGAACCTTTGGATCATGGACCGTTGCCCCTCCAGGAATCTTCTCAGTGAAATCAGTTCTAAAGGTGCTAAGAAGCTTTGGATTGGCCTTATCTTTAATATCATAAATCATTGTGTAGCCATAGGCACTCTCAAAGCCCTCTCTGGTTGGTCCAAATACCTCCCTAGTCTCAATAAGCACATTTCCGCCTTTGGCTAGATCCATAGAATGAGCAGCTCCCTGAACACCGTTGGCGAAATCTGTTCTCCCAAGATATACCGGATTTTTGGCATCGCTGATATCAAGCATGATTGTTCCCAGATCCCAGTACGAAAGGAAGGCTGTTTTGCCAGTTCCATCTGTTTTGACGCTATGAGCAAACGCTGCCCGTTGAATTCCTTCTTCATCAGTCCAGTTATATCCGTCATAATTCCCATCGCTTACTTCAGGAATATAATTGCGCGGGTTAAATTCATAAATAGTTTCAGGTGTTAAAGGATTGGATACATCTACAATATTCACATCCATTTTCTCACCATGAGAATAAAGGTCCGCATAGCAATTTGCGGTCAGCACATAAACATTATTCCCTTGAACTGTCAGGTAAAGTTCATGTGTTCCCCGTGCACCCGATGTATCTTCCCAGAATCCAAGCTCTTTTGGCTCCCTGGGGTTTGTTACATCATATAATACAAATCCTCCTTTTGCATTTGGGTTAGTGCGATCAACCTTTTGAACGCTGACTGCAGCCAAGTCGCCTTTAAAATGCTTTGTATTAACTGTTTTTACTATTACTTTTTCCTGCCAAGTCCCTGGAATATGAGCGAATGACGATACTTCCACAGGGTTTGAAGGGTCTTTCATATCAAAAACACGCACTCCGCCTTCTCCGCCATTTTTCGTATGTGTGCCTACATAGGCAAACCCTTTATGCGCATAAACGTCACCCGATGAATTTTGTACCCCCTCTTTAACTTCTTTTAGCGGCACAGCAGCAACTTCTTGAAGATTACCTGTATTCTTAGTGCCTTCAAGTAATGGTACAGATAATTCGACACCGGCCAGACTATCACCTTTTTCAATACCTCCGCTGAATTCATCATGTGCAAGTGCTGTTGTGCCACCCGCAGAAAGTACAAGAGCTCCAGCTAATGCGGTTTTAATTAAGATTTCCTTTTTCAAATGGATTCCCCCTTAATATAATGCTGCTATGTAGTCGGCACTCTAAGATATAAGTGTCCCGAAATACTGCATTTTTATATTAAAGAAAATTCAGAATTTTATACATCACCCGGATTTCCTATAATTTCTACAAAATAATACATGTCCTCCTTCATCCTATGTAACTATAAAAATGTTCAGTGTATGAGATTTACACTATTTGATTGCAGATTATTCTGCATTTCTATTGTCCCGAAAAAAATGCACCTTCCAATGGAAGATGCCTAAATTTATCTTCTGTTTTTCAGCTTCCTTTTAACAGCAGGGACAACATATTTTTTCACAAGCGAAACACCTTTCTTTGCAATAAACGCTTTTATTAATCTCTTTACGGCCATGAACAGATCCCTCTTTTCGGTTGAACATTACTTTTATATTCATTCCCTTTATCGTTTCCCCTCTAAACATAAAAATAAAAAGCCCTTAAGTACAAGGGCTTACTGCAGATTATAAAGGCAATAGGGAAATATATTCTTTCTCTTTTAACTGCTCTATCATTGTATACCAATCCTGTGGTTTAGCAGATAAAACAGAATAATATTCTGTTAAGAAATTAATGACTAATTCAGCAGGAATTTCGGTGGTTTCTTCATCAGCTGGCATGAAGCAAAAATCAAGTCCCTTAACTGCTTCCCCATCATTTTTCCAAGAAGGATGAAGATAAGGAAAATCAAGCTTTTTATAGCCCATATGAGACAAAACCTCACGGCGGACGAATGGGTTCATTGGCTTGGCACCGCCAAATTCATGGTCTTCAATTCCATAAGGATCGTAGATTTCAGCAAACATGCCATACAGCTCGTTTCCGTTTTTGCGGGCAAGCTCCTCCAGATCCTTTGAGCGATTTTGTGCAAGGAAACGGCCAAGACTTAGGCCCTGCCGTCCAATGATTGTAAAATCTGTCATGGCAATATTCCATTGCGGATAGTAGCGATATTCTGTGGCACCAACCACATCCCCTTCATGAACAGCAACAAATACACGAATCCCCGGATCTTCAAGCGGCTCCTTCCAAAGTTCAAACTCAAGTACTTCTTCAGGAGGAAAGACATCTTTCATTAATTCATGCATTTTAACAAAAAGCGGGTTTTGAATGCTCGTAATTCTAATGTATTCCATAGTACTATCTCCTTTGCCGCTCAGATCTTAAATGGATTCTTCCATTCCATTAAGGCACCGTAATTAAATGACTCTTCATCTTCTAAATAATTTTCTGCCACAGAAAGCGGAGTTCGGCCGCACCGCAGCAAAAATGTGATAACCGGATCTTTCTTCTTCCCATCGATCAATTGCTGGAGATAATCCACGGCTGTCATCTCATGGGCGAATTTATGGTAGCCTGGCATCCGCCCCCCACCAAGCAAGCGATCGAGCCCTAAGTTAATGACCACCTGATACATAGCCTGCATCATTAATTTGCCCAGCCCAAGTTTTCGGAACTTGGGGCGGACACTTATATCAACAATATATAATGTATTGCCTTGAGGACTATGATTGCGAATATAGCCGCTGTCGGTTATTTCTTCCCATGTATGCTTTGGGTGGGAAGGATCAAAATCAACAATCAGCCCGGTTAAAGACCCTGCTAATACTCCTTCAACCTCGATGCATAGTGCACCCTCCGGAAAGAGTTCCACATGATTTGTTAATTGCTCCTTATTCCACCATAAATCTGAAGGAAAAGGCGGCGGAAAGCATTCTGCCTGAATGTCAATTAACTGATCGAAATCCGCTTTAGTATAATTCCTGATTGCAGCTGGCACCGGCTGATCCCCGTCAAACACATAAAATTCGCTTTTATATGCCATTTTTCAGCCTTCGATATTTTCTTTTTCCCAGTCTACATACAGATCCGTTCTGCGGTCGCGCCAAGTCGTAACAGAACCGCGCTCGCGGACTTCATATAAAAGGCTGAGGTCAAGATCGGCAGTCACAATCATATCGTCATTCAACTCGCCTTCCACCATAATCCCCTTTGGCGGAAATGGAATATCATTCGGTGTAATGACGGCTGCCTGGCCGAAATTGGCACGCATAAAGTCGACAGTAGGCAGGGAACCAATTGTTCCCGTGACCACAACATAAACCTGATTCTCAATAGCTCTTGCATGGCTTGTATAGCGGACACGGTGGAAACCATGCCGGTCGTCCGTGCAGGAAGGACAGAAAATAACATCTGCTCCTTTTGCTTTTGCCATACGGACGATTTCCGGAAACTCAATGTCATAGCATGTCAGGATGGCTATTCTGCCTTTATCTGTATCGAATACACGGAGGCCGTCTCCAGGTGACATATTCCACTCATGGACTTCAGTAGGAGTGATATGCAGTTTAGCCTGCTCTTCAATCCGCCCATCCGGATAAAATAAATGAGCCACATTATAAAGACGGCCATCTCTGTTAATAACGTGTGTACCGCCTATAATATGCATTTTTGTATCTTTAGCGAAATTGGAAAATAGCATTTTATACTGTTCTGTAAAACCAGGCAACTCATTAATCGTCAGACTTGTTCCCTGCTCGCTTCCAATGGACAAAAGCTGTGTGGTAAAAAATTCAGGAAATAAGACAAACTCCGATCCGAACTCCTGGGCAGTTTTAATGTAATGCTCACATTGCCTGGCAAACTCTTCAAATGAACGAATAGTGTGCAGATGGTACTGCACAGCGGATACACGAATTTTCAATGTACTCCCCCTCATCAGAAAAATGTATAGATGAGTATCACTCTATCTTTAAAAGATTATCAATGATTTTCCTGCATAGCACAATACTTTTTTAATCGGATTACGAAATTTTTTAATTAACACTATTTTGTTTTACAAACCATACTTTTTGAATTTTATCATCATTAATTTCATACATGGCTATTGCATTAATAGACTCGCCGTTTGCCCTTCCAGTAACATATTCATAATCAATAACTATATTTTCTTTTACCATTCTGGAAATCAGCTCAGCATGCTGATTCGGATTGTTTTTAAAAAGCTGGCTGTACCTTTCCCTCATTTTTTCTTTTCCTCTATACATGACGTCGTTCCCAGGGAATGTCATAACTATTACATCATCACTATATACTCCCAGGAATTCATCAATGTTCTGCTGGTTATAAGCATCAAGTTGCTGCTGAGCAAGCCTTTCTGTTTTTCCTTCCAAATGGGTCACCATCTTTCAATAGTTTTTCTTTCTATCTTAAGGATTTATGGCAAGTCGGTCCAGGTTTGTGCCAAAAAAAAGCATTACCCATAAAAGTAATGTCTTAAGTGTCTATTTTAGTAATTTGCTTAATCCTGATATAAGCCCAATACCTTTTTTTAAATCATTGTTTGCTGCATTGAGTACTTTTAAATATAAGCTTAAAAGGGAAGCGTTTTGTTTCTTTAATTCAGCTACCTCTTTTCGAGTTGTTTTTAATTCGGACTTTATTGCTTCCATTTCTCTTTGCAAGGAAACAAGTTCTCTATTTTCCATATCTGGAATCTCTTCGATTGCTGCTCCATCTTTATCTTCAGGCGGTTTTTGGGAGATTTCTTCAACCAGTCCCATAAGGGAATCATCCTTCAATATCTTATTGGCCATTTTAAATAAAGATCCGAAATTGATATTATTTTCATCCTTCAGTAAGTTAGCTGCAAGTTTTTCTACAGCCTCAGAATTATACAGTTTTGTATTGTTTGCCGGTTTTTCAGATGAATTTTGCTGTTCTTGTTTATTTTCCTCCATTTTTATCCCGTCCTTTTTCGTTTTCACTCACTATTCTATGAAACTGCAGTATTATTGAAATGGACAAACATACAAGGATAAAGAGATTTGCTGATTTCTTCATACGAAAAACCCTGGAATTATACCAGGGTTTTTGTAATTTTGCTTTACGCAGTAGGTGCAGAGCATCCCAAAAGACTGCAAATTGCCTCCACGATGGCACCTTCTGCTGAAGGTACAAGAATACTTGCCAAAAGCAATACAACGGCTAAAAGAATGACAATTAACACCGTTAATGGTTCTACCATGATGATATCCCCCCTTTAAAACCATTTAGCAAGGGAACCCTTACGTAGACATGTTATGTCTAAAATTTGGACATGCTTAAACTACTATCCTATACTGAGAAAAAAGGGCGCTTGTCCAGGGGGGATAACACTAAAAAACGAAAAATATAAAAAGCTATTAGAATTATAATTTGCATAGATCTTTAAAATTACTTAATATTCACTGTATGAGGAAAGCATATTTTTCATCCGTTCAAGAGGAATTTTAGGCATCCATGCAAAACGATACGTGACAAAAGCTGGCCCTCGAGACGGAGAGCCAGCTTATCATTTACTTCTTTTTCAATTCATTTGCCAGAAATTCCACATCCGTTCCAACAATAACCTGCAGACTGGTTTTGCTGAGCCTTATTACCCCTATTGCCCCCAGCTGTTTTAATTGCCCTTCATCAACCAGCGCTATATCTTTCACCTTTAAACGAAGGCGGGTTACACAATTATCGATTTCTTCAAGATTTTCTCTACCGCCTAAAGCCTCCAGATAAGCATCTGCTGCTTCATTATAATTCCCTCTCACAGCGTAATTTTCTTCGAATTCACCTTCTATTTCATCTTCTCTTCCAGGAGTTTTTAAATCTAGTTTCTTTATTAGAAAATAGAAAACCACAAAATACAGAAGGCCATATAGGAGGCCTATCCCCGCAAGCAGTACTGGTTTCTGGGCAATGCCGAAGTTTAGAATATAATCCAGGGCGCCTGCTGAGAATCCGAAACCATGGTGAATATCCAGGGCATAGGAGATGGACATAGCCAGACCTGTTAAAATAGCATGAATTAAATATAGAACCGGTGATAAGAACATAAATAAGAATTCAATCGGCTCTGTAATACCAGTCAGAAAGGAAGTAAATGCGAGACCTGCCATCGCCCC includes:
- the fdhD gene encoding formate dehydrogenase accessory sulfurtransferase FdhD; this translates as MDILSSRKIIRFQNGVLQEAEDSIVSEHPLTIHLNGEEFATMVCSPENIRELTIGFLASEGFIRRFEEIKDIQIDESKGFAYVELHTQTSTASHEFHSKRFIGSCCGKSRQFYFHNDARTARTSTSKLTLSPNQCISFMKQLQDGSLTFQETGGVHNAALFSADEMIVSRTDIGRHNALDKILGYCIENRIPVRDKVIAFSGRISSEVLLKAAKIGVGIILSKSAPTDLAIKLAEDLNITAVGFIRGQSFNVYSHPERIVSGKKN
- a CDS encoding 8-amino-7-oxononanoate synthase, whose protein sequence is MKKIGFILMAVFLTAALGIKTAEAAYLPEYDKYVEVSYEDARKIADLLGLKDVPLGEETARLSFEMQEKLIAKIEVILKTEIDHYYIWLTVDGQPVLGIDPPVPLYN
- a CDS encoding HD domain-containing phosphohydrolase, producing the protein MGIINEDSFIETVHMKGLQISLIASGDGTEVIYHKLDPGTMWGIEPQEGWQALEYLCVLSGELILRNGNETKKIKTGSSFFRAPVEEHYVFEAAATTEFLYVTSRPVFFHYSKVTKEMMELSISIEEKDGYTRDHCQRINKLSMLVGKTLELDSKQLVNLNLASFLHDVGKLRIPLEILQKPSKLTPKEWETMKKHSAFGREILEETGLPLLIDAGKVVEQHHERFDGKGYPQGLKGSEISIEASIISIIDSYDAITTDRVYKKGRSKEEAKKELLNYRGTMYHPEILDVFLELIDQI
- a CDS encoding DUF1641 domain-containing protein, giving the protein MAKAINNIKRFELSPEDKRKKDLEEVENALIDNKDSILELLTAVGHMHDRGVLSLLNGLFGQGDKVLNVLVKALDKPEATNTIKNLLLMVGTLGTINVRQLEPLLLKLNSGVARVAEYKETDEKTSYFDLVKALKDPEVNRAVTLLITFLKGMGEDTSDMERNTQLPEDQKMHKMEKNERDVPPNKRE
- the fdhF gene encoding formate dehydrogenase subunit alpha; the protein is MIDLPASLNIKINGIEMKAKQDQTVLQLLNDSSIEIPQVCFHPSLGAIETCDACIVSVNGELVRSCSTKIKDGDAIDTVDPDVKQAQTIAMDKILFNHELYCTVCDYNNGGCEIHNTVKAMKINHQSIPFDQKPYEKDESHPFYRYDPDQCILCGRCVEACQDVQVTETLTIDWERKRPRVIWDNDVPINESSCVSCGHCSTVCPCNAMMEKGMEGEAGFLTGIAKNTLRPMIDITKNVETGYGSILTISDMEAAMREEKIKKTKTVCTYCGVGCSFDVWTKGREILKVEPQAEAPANGISTCVKGKFGWDFVNSDERLTKPLIREGDSFREAEWDEALDLITQKFSEIKEQHGPDALSFITSSKCTNEESYLMQKLGRAVIGTNNIDNCSRYCQTPATVGLFRTVGYGGDAGSIEDIKNSELVLIIGSNTSESHPVLSTRVKRSQKLNGQKVIVADLREHEMAERSDLFVRPRAGTDMVWLSAITKYIIDQGWADEKFLQEKVNGLEEFVSNLEKYTLEFAEETTGISKDNLIKMAEMIHEANSVSALWAMGVTQHLGGSDTSTAISNLLLVTGNYAKPGAGAYPLRGHNNVQGAGDFGSSPDNLPGYQKVSDPDVRKKFENAWGVKLPVKAGLNNHEMVEGIHEGQLKAMYLKGEDMGLVDSNINYVQAAFEKLDFFVVQDIFLSRTAEFADVVLPASPSLEKEGTFTNTERRIQRLYQAFEPLGDSKPDWEIIIEVANRLGAGWTYTHPSEIMAEAARLMPLYAGVTYDRLEGYNSLQWPVAEDGTDSPLLYTEGFPFPDGKARLFPVDWTPALEYPMEYDIHVNNGRLLEHFHEGNMTYKSKGISSKTPEVFLEVSPELAEERGLKDGTLVRLTSPYGNVKVKCHITDRVKGKEVYLPMNDRGEAAINLLTSSYADKDTDTPAYKETKVKLEILSEEGINPLPRINHRYGNPQPQIGVNVQKKWARKDYIFPGEMVKKERKQHG
- a CDS encoding LVIVD repeat-containing protein, with amino-acid sequence MKKEILIKTALAGALVLSAGGTTALAHDEFSGGIEKGDSLAGVELSVPLLEGTKNTGNLQEVAAVPLKEVKEGVQNSSGDVYAHKGFAYVGTHTKNGGEGGVRVFDMKDPSNPVEVSSFAHIPGTWQEKVIVKTVNTKHFKGDLAAVSVQKVDRTNPNAKGGFVLYDVTNPREPKELGFWEDTSGARGTHELYLTVQGNNVYVLTANCYADLYSHGEKMDVNIVDVSNPLTPETIYEFNPRNYIPEVSDGNYDGYNWTDEEGIQRAAFAHSVKTDGTGKTAFLSYWDLGTIMLDISDAKNPVYLGRTDFANGVQGAAHSMDLAKGGNVLIETREVFGPTREGFESAYGYTMIYDIKDKANPKLLSTFRTDFTEKIPGGATVHDPKVQGNTLYLSHYAGGVRTVDITDPSNPEEIGVYIPSKSNIWGVFVDRNYVLASDMGSGLKVLQKNGSQ
- a CDS encoding GNAT family N-acetyltransferase encodes the protein MEYIRITSIQNPLFVKMHELMKDVFPPEEVLEFELWKEPLEDPGIRVFVAVHEGDVVGATEYRYYPQWNIAMTDFTIIGRQGLSLGRFLAQNRSKDLEELARKNGNELYGMFAEIYDPYGIEDHEFGGAKPMNPFVRREVLSHMGYKKLDFPYLHPSWKNDGEAVKGLDFCFMPADEETTEIPAELVINFLTEYYSVLSAKPQDWYTMIEQLKEKEYISLLPL
- a CDS encoding GNAT family N-acetyltransferase, whose product is MAYKSEFYVFDGDQPVPAAIRNYTKADFDQLIDIQAECFPPPFPSDLWWNKEQLTNHVELFPEGALCIEVEGVLAGSLTGLIVDFDPSHPKHTWEEITDSGYIRNHSPQGNTLYIVDISVRPKFRKLGLGKLMMQAMYQVVINLGLDRLLGGGRMPGYHKFAHEMTAVDYLQQLIDGKKKDPVITFLLRCGRTPLSVAENYLEDEESFNYGALMEWKNPFKI